A DNA window from Trypanosoma brucei brucei TREU927 chromosome 10, whole genome shotgun sequence contains the following coding sequences:
- a CDS encoding 40S ribosomal protein S10, putative, whose product MYTILLVCCFKNYCLCSFFVQITVTTSLPLPVGLLHLCLTTGQRISNMTTYVPKSSRDDVYRFFFTEGVVSCKKDPLGTWKGTLGGKTFKLPTLQVMQLMRSLKSRGLIKEQFAWRHFYWTLNDEGINYMRKYLYLGADAVPNTHKVDHKTFEREGGRGRGRGDGRGRGRGFGRGRGEGRGFGRGRGEGRGRGFHSERDQYRAGAAAQGEDAAPVAAVE is encoded by the coding sequence ATGTATACAATACTTCTGGTTTGCtgttttaaaaattattgtctttgttcctttttcgtACAAATTACTGTTACGACttcacttccccttcctGTTGGTCTTCTTCATTTATGCCTGACCACCGGACAGCGCATCAGTAACATGACCACATACGTCCCAAAGAGCTCGCGCGATGATGTATAccgcttcttcttcacggAGGGCGTTGTTTCCTGCAAGAAGGACCCCCTCGGCACGTGGAAGGGAACTCTTGGTGGCAAGACGTTCAAGCTTCCCACTCTACAGGTAATGCAACTGATGCGTTCCCTGAAGAGCCGTGGCCTCATTAAGGAGCAATTCGCCTGGCGCCACTTCTACTGGACTCTAAATGATGAAGGCATCAACTACATGCGGAAATACCTCTATCTGGGAGCAGATGCTGTGCCGAACACTCACAAGGTGGATCACAAGACCTTTGAACGCGAAGGCGGACGCGGGCGTGGGCGCGGTGATGGCCGTGGCCGTGGGCGCGGGTTCGGACGTGGCCGTGGCGAGGGCCGTGGCTTCGGACGTGGACGCGGTGAAGGCCGTGGCCGTGGTTTCCATAGTGAGCGCGACCAGTACCGCGCCGGTGCTGCTGCCCAAGGCGAGGATGCCGCGCCCGTTGCTGCGGTTGAGTAG
- a CDS encoding 40S ribosomal protein S10, putative produces the protein MTTYVPKSSRDDVYRFFFTEGVVSCKKDPLGTWKGTLGGKTFKLPTLQVMQLMRSLKSRGLIKEQFAWRHFYWTLNDEGINYMRKYLYLGADAVPNTHKVDHKTFEREGGRGRGRGDGRGRGRGFGRGRGEGRGFGRGRGEGRGRGFHSERDQYRAGAAAQGEDAAPVAAVE, from the coding sequence ATGACCACATACGTCCCAAAGAGCTCGCGCGATGATGTATAccgcttcttcttcacggAGGGCGTTGTTTCCTGCAAGAAGGACCCCCTCGGCACGTGGAAGGGAACTCTTGGTGGCAAGACGTTCAAGCTTCCCACTCTACAGGTAATGCAACTGATGCGTTCCCTGAAGAGCCGTGGCCTCATTAAGGAGCAATTCGCCTGGCGCCACTTCTACTGGACTCTAAATGATGAAGGCATCAACTACATGCGGAAATACCTCTATCTGGGAGCAGATGCTGTGCCGAACACTCACAAGGTGGATCACAAGACCTTTGAACGCGAAGGCGGACGCGGGCGTGGGCGCGGTGATGGCCGTGGCCGTGGGCGCGGGTTCGGACGTGGCCGTGGCGAGGGCCGTGGCTTCGGACGTGGACGCGGTGAAGGCCGTGGCCGTGGTTTCCATAGTGAGCGCGACCAGTACCGCGCCGGTGCTGCTGCCCAAGGCGAGGATGCCGCGCCCGTTGCTGCGGTTGAGTAG